One Actinomyces respiraculi DNA window includes the following coding sequences:
- a CDS encoding DUF6318 family protein, translating to MSLRFLRPGPHGRADEPGQAGQAGVADSPGLAGLAGSCGLVVDVRGGQADDVEAVAQARRAWRRFLVLMVVLVVVCAAAGAGAARWWSSHRPRDPYPWETSVASSYRPPTTTPTPELTPEPTPTSTSSLSSLLSAEEQALREAALATPAPERPATIDQFTPEGAIAAAEYYLSLLRYVYATGDLSAWQAMSEPNCIFCTSVTDYAIELHDAGGWTDPWEQEVTPTTYGAADTDLNIWLITLHATHPETVEHDGSGGTSTLAAEDITFVLQLRWDGKTWIVEAGEIR from the coding sequence ATGAGCCTTCGTTTCCTGCGGCCCGGCCCGCACGGTAGGGCCGACGAGCCCGGCCAGGCCGGCCAGGCTGGCGTGGCCGACTCGCCTGGCCTGGCCGGCCTGGCCGGCTCGTGCGGTCTGGTCGTTGACGTGCGTGGTGGGCAGGCCGACGACGTCGAGGCCGTGGCTCAGGCGCGGCGTGCGTGGCGGCGGTTCCTGGTGCTCATGGTCGTGCTCGTGGTGGTGTGCGCTGCTGCTGGGGCCGGGGCGGCGCGCTGGTGGAGCAGCCACCGGCCGCGCGATCCCTACCCGTGGGAGACGTCGGTGGCCTCCAGCTACCGGCCACCCACCACCACACCCACGCCTGAGCTCACGCCTGAGCCGACGCCGACGTCGACGTCGTCGTTGTCAAGCCTGCTGTCGGCTGAGGAGCAGGCCCTGCGCGAGGCGGCCCTGGCCACGCCCGCACCCGAGCGGCCCGCCACCATCGACCAGTTCACCCCCGAGGGCGCCATCGCCGCCGCCGAGTACTACCTGTCCCTCTTGCGCTATGTCTACGCCACGGGAGACCTGAGCGCCTGGCAGGCCATGAGCGAGCCCAACTGCATCTTCTGCACCAGTGTCACCGACTATGCAATTGAGCTACACGACGCCGGTGGGTGGACCGACCCCTGGGAGCAGGAGGTCACCCCCACCACCTACGGGGCCGCCGACACCGACCTCAACATCTGGCTCATCACCCTCCACGCCACCCATCCCGAGACCGTCGAGCACGACGGCTCCGGGGGCACTAGCACCCTCGCGGCCGAGGACATCACGTTCGTTCTCCAGCTGCGCTGGGACGGAAAGACCTGGATCGTCGAAGCGGGTGAGATCCGATGA
- the glyA gene encoding serine hydroxymethyltransferase — protein MTAPTTLNAMPLAQLDPEIAAVLDGELARQRGTLEMIASENFVPRAILQVQGSVLTNKYAEGYPAKRYYGGCEVVDIAESLAIERALAVFGGDYANVQPHAGAQANAAVLHALASPGDTILGLALPHGGHLTHGMRINFSGRLYNATAYGVDETTHRIEMDQVREAALRERPKVIIAGWSAYPRHLDFEAFRSIADEVGAYLWTDMAHFAGLVAAGLHPNPVPHSDVVSTTVHKTIGGPRSGMILSSRGETLGKKLDSAVFPGQQGGPLMHVVAAKAVAMRIAQTDEFRDRQARTIEGAAILAQRLLADDVRAAGISLVTGGTDVHLVLVDLREAALDGQQAEDLLHAAGITVNRNAVPFDPRPARVTSGLRIGTPALATRGFGAAEFTEVADIIATALVAGAAGRADDDLLAGLRARVAALTEAFPLYDGLEQ, from the coding sequence ATGACCGCCCCCACGACCCTTAACGCCATGCCCCTGGCGCAGCTCGACCCCGAGATCGCTGCCGTCCTCGACGGCGAGCTCGCCCGCCAGCGCGGCACCCTCGAGATGATCGCCTCGGAGAACTTCGTGCCCCGCGCCATACTCCAGGTCCAGGGATCCGTGCTCACCAACAAGTACGCCGAGGGCTACCCCGCCAAGCGCTACTACGGCGGCTGCGAGGTCGTCGACATTGCCGAGTCCCTGGCCATCGAGCGCGCCCTGGCCGTCTTCGGCGGCGACTACGCCAACGTCCAGCCGCACGCCGGCGCCCAGGCCAACGCCGCCGTCCTGCACGCCCTGGCCAGTCCCGGCGACACGATCCTCGGCCTGGCCCTGCCCCACGGCGGCCACCTCACCCACGGCATGCGGATCAACTTCTCAGGCCGCCTCTACAACGCCACCGCCTACGGCGTGGACGAGACCACCCACCGCATCGAGATGGACCAGGTGCGCGAGGCCGCCCTGCGCGAGCGCCCCAAGGTCATCATCGCCGGCTGGTCCGCCTACCCCCGCCACCTCGACTTCGAGGCCTTCCGCTCTATCGCCGACGAGGTCGGTGCCTACCTGTGGACGGATATGGCGCACTTCGCCGGCCTCGTCGCCGCCGGCCTGCACCCCAACCCCGTGCCCCACTCCGACGTCGTGTCCACCACCGTACACAAGACCATCGGCGGTCCGCGCTCGGGCATGATCCTGTCCAGCCGCGGCGAGACCCTGGGCAAGAAGCTCGACTCCGCCGTCTTCCCCGGCCAGCAAGGCGGCCCGCTCATGCACGTCGTCGCCGCCAAGGCCGTCGCCATGCGGATCGCCCAGACCGACGAGTTCCGCGACCGCCAGGCCCGCACCATCGAGGGTGCCGCGATCCTCGCCCAGCGCCTGCTCGCCGACGACGTGCGCGCCGCCGGCATCAGCCTCGTCACCGGCGGCACCGACGTCCACCTCGTGCTCGTGGACCTGCGCGAGGCCGCCCTCGATGGCCAGCAGGCGGAGGACCTCCTCCACGCCGCGGGCATCACCGTCAACCGCAACGCCGTGCCCTTCGACCCGCGCCCCGCGCGTGTGACCTCCGGTCTGCGTATCGGCACCCCGGCGCTGGCCACCCGCGGCTTCGGCGCTGCCGAGTTCACCGAGGTCGCGGACATCATCGCCACCGCCCTCGTGGCCGGTGCCGCCGGCCGGGCCGACGACGATCTGCTCGCCGGCCTGCGGGCCCGCGTCGCGGCCCTGACCGAGGCCTTCCCGCTCTACGACGGGCTCGAGCAGTGA
- a CDS encoding GDSL-type esterase/lipase family protein — translation MITTLALTVSGALLVPTAQGAPETPDATVTSGETGADAPMTVAQWAIRNQGLEDYASLQQGVSRPEPMTWVLTGDSITQGVLHSHGLNRFADYVHAYVRTAGMHGQPRAQDTIINTGVSSATSGNLMDYFDSWVLGHHAQVVIMSVGMNDGRMRPALTPIEQYRENLRSAVSQVRAQGGIPVLQTQNYTAKPEYNTNLDEYFAVMRQVALDTDTILVDVARMWTETNDGQQINAALMGDSIHPNERGHLMWAQFLLGNLGLLDASSPLAQLSAQALTLDRLSWADPAVVADGDTSAPADARLGLNLDRTMTGDGNGVDTHQVPWLAEASETTFVMRVKLGASTTEEVLLSAVDPSSSKKVELKVLSDGRLRINGNVGQQDGWYTVGGALRDGRWHTVSVTLTHSAIQPYVDGSPLRALSLAENAALAPDLLGVRELTVGARKDQASPGGTLFLHGEVDYAAVYDRQLSAEEHQMLPGAGTGETPLQRDLRPLVANDVPNTWLYLGGRATQGVPEADMPAFTRGYVELLDEVLRWDYDRTSLVRRMKFVVNRGRAGASSADLLAEYRSLEESQRPAVLVVAPEVLDHGTLTESSVEDFRSHLASLVQQATGDGAVVVLVTPPQLGKQVVPYAQAMRELAAAEDVHLIDASQWMAQMRHKYTTLDSLWWTDGVLNHAGHLMLAQYLAEQMGVRPSTSQLYGLESLYFDKSSPAPSHPEGETPGATETPSATETPGGTVTPSATVTPSATVTPGGTETPSATETPGGTETPSATVTPGGTETPSATVTPGATETPSATVTPGATETPGATETPSATVTPGGTETPKVPETPQEPQGPSHEASGQTIPTPTSSPSAVSPHQAPSASQHRNLARTGSSVALVMTAGLLAAAGGLARQRRSRQ, via the coding sequence TTGATCACGACCCTCGCACTGACGGTCTCCGGTGCCCTTCTGGTCCCCACGGCGCAGGGCGCGCCCGAGACGCCGGACGCCACCGTCACGAGCGGGGAGACCGGGGCCGATGCGCCAATGACGGTTGCCCAATGGGCCATTCGCAACCAGGGGCTTGAGGACTATGCGAGCCTGCAGCAAGGAGTCTCGCGCCCTGAGCCGATGACCTGGGTGCTGACGGGGGACTCGATCACCCAGGGCGTCCTGCACAGCCACGGACTCAACCGCTTCGCGGACTATGTCCACGCCTATGTCCGTACCGCTGGCATGCACGGGCAGCCTCGTGCCCAGGACACCATCATCAACACGGGTGTCTCCTCAGCCACCAGTGGCAATCTCATGGACTATTTTGACTCGTGGGTGCTCGGGCACCACGCCCAGGTGGTCATCATGTCGGTGGGCATGAATGACGGTCGCATGCGGCCCGCACTCACCCCGATCGAGCAGTATCGGGAGAACCTGCGGTCTGCAGTCTCCCAGGTCCGGGCGCAGGGCGGTATCCCGGTCCTGCAGACCCAGAACTACACCGCCAAACCCGAGTACAACACCAACCTGGATGAGTACTTCGCGGTGATGCGCCAGGTCGCGCTGGATACTGACACGATCCTGGTGGATGTGGCCCGGATGTGGACCGAGACCAATGACGGGCAGCAGATCAACGCCGCACTCATGGGTGACTCCATCCACCCCAACGAGCGCGGGCACCTCATGTGGGCGCAGTTCCTGCTGGGTAATCTGGGGCTGCTCGACGCCTCCAGCCCGCTGGCCCAGTTGAGTGCGCAGGCCCTGACCCTCGACCGGCTGAGTTGGGCCGATCCAGCTGTAGTAGCCGACGGTGACACCAGTGCGCCCGCCGACGCGCGTCTAGGCCTGAACCTTGACCGGACAATGACCGGTGACGGCAATGGAGTCGACACTCATCAGGTGCCGTGGCTCGCGGAGGCCAGCGAGACGACCTTTGTCATGAGGGTGAAGTTGGGAGCCTCAACCACCGAGGAGGTGCTGCTCAGTGCCGTGGACCCGAGTAGCTCCAAGAAGGTCGAGCTTAAGGTGCTGAGCGACGGGCGGCTGCGTATCAACGGCAATGTGGGCCAGCAGGACGGCTGGTACACCGTGGGAGGGGCCCTGCGTGACGGGCGCTGGCACACGGTCTCTGTGACCCTGACTCACTCCGCGATCCAGCCCTACGTTGACGGCTCCCCGCTACGGGCGTTGTCCCTGGCTGAGAACGCTGCCCTGGCACCTGACCTCTTGGGGGTCCGCGAGCTGACCGTTGGGGCGAGGAAGGACCAGGCCTCGCCCGGAGGGACCCTGTTCCTGCATGGGGAGGTCGACTACGCAGCGGTCTATGACCGGCAACTCAGCGCCGAGGAGCACCAGATGCTGCCAGGCGCGGGCACGGGGGAGACGCCGCTACAAAGGGACCTGCGCCCGCTGGTTGCCAATGACGTTCCCAACACCTGGCTCTACCTGGGTGGACGTGCGACCCAGGGAGTGCCCGAGGCGGATATGCCTGCTTTCACACGAGGGTACGTCGAGCTCCTGGATGAGGTGCTCAGATGGGACTACGACCGGACGTCCCTGGTGCGTCGGATGAAGTTTGTGGTCAACCGTGGCCGTGCAGGCGCCTCCAGTGCGGACCTGCTGGCGGAGTATCGCTCGTTGGAGGAGTCCCAACGGCCCGCGGTGCTGGTGGTGGCGCCCGAGGTGCTGGATCATGGAACGCTCACCGAGTCCTCGGTTGAGGACTTCCGTTCCCACCTCGCCTCCCTGGTGCAGCAGGCGACGGGTGACGGAGCGGTAGTGGTCTTGGTGACCCCACCGCAGCTAGGGAAGCAGGTAGTTCCTTACGCCCAGGCAATGCGTGAACTGGCTGCGGCCGAGGACGTTCACCTGATTGACGCCTCCCAATGGATGGCACAGATGAGGCACAAGTACACGACGCTGGACTCGCTGTGGTGGACAGATGGCGTGCTCAACCATGCCGGGCACCTCATGCTGGCGCAGTACCTCGCTGAGCAGATGGGGGTGAGGCCCTCCACATCCCAGTTGTATGGCCTGGAGAGTCTCTACTTTGACAAGAGCAGTCCGGCTCCTTCTCATCCGGAAGGCGAGACGCCGGGCGCGACTGAGACGCCGAGTGCGACTGAGACGCCGGGCGGGACTGTGACGCCGAGTGCGACTGTGACGCCGAGTGCGACTGTGACCCCGGGCGGGACCGAGACGCCGAGTGCGACTGAGACGCCGGGCGGGACCGAGACGCCGAGTGCGACTGTGACCCCGGGCGGGACCGAGACGCCGAGTGCGACTGTGACCCCGGGCGCGACTGAGACGCCGAGTGCGACTGTGACCCCGGGCGCGACTGAGACGCCGGGCGCGACTGAGACACCGAGTGCGACTGTGACGCCGGGCGGGACCGAGACACCGAAGGTGCCTGAGACGCCACAGGAGCCACAGGGGCCCTCTCATGAGGCGTCGGGCCAGACCATTCCTACTCCCACCTCTTCCCCCTCTGCCGTGTCCCCTCACCAGGCACCGTCCGCGTCACAGCATCGCAACCTTGCCCGCACGGGCTCATCGGTGGCGCTTGTGATGACAGCGGGCCTGCTTGCGGCCGCTGGAGGGCTGGCGCGCCAGCGTCGTTCCCGTCAGTGA
- a CDS encoding zinc transporter: MSTLLVGGSGLVRQPPGDQVIVTMDLIVYTDPSPRTLTTTIAGTGVTITATPISYTWSWGDGTSTTTTDPGRPYPHQSVVHRYHKRDNNVVVSLTTTWAATYTIDGQSTTRPVTGTITTTETSTPFTLIRLTSILTDDAEEAMGH; this comes from the coding sequence GTGTCCACCCTGCTGGTCGGCGGCTCGGGCCTGGTGCGCCAGCCACCCGGGGACCAGGTGATCGTGACCATGGACCTGATCGTCTACACCGACCCCTCACCCCGGACCCTGACCACCACCATCGCCGGCACCGGCGTGACCATCACCGCCACGCCCATCTCCTACACCTGGAGCTGGGGCGACGGCACCAGCACCACCACCACCGACCCGGGCCGGCCCTACCCCCACCAGAGCGTGGTCCACCGCTACCACAAACGCGACAACAACGTCGTCGTCAGCCTGACCACCACCTGGGCCGCCACCTACACCATCGACGGCCAGAGCACCACCAGACCCGTGACCGGCACCATCACCACCACCGAGACCTCCACCCCCTTCACCCTCATCCGCCTGACCTCCATCCTGACCGACGACGCCGAAGAAGCCATGGGCCACTAA